A window of the Lolium perenne isolate Kyuss_39 chromosome 7, Kyuss_2.0, whole genome shotgun sequence genome harbors these coding sequences:
- the LOC139833603 gene encoding uncharacterized protein has protein sequence MKVKIFMYLADIDRLSTRANLFYKHCAPSSGCAACSLPETGGHLFFDCPRAAAVWNRLDVPIPDGSFSLWDLAAPASTPLDTWRFVLAAILWSIWKSRNDLVFNGVSHSTGSTLRRAGGYIAVWLWRLRPADRAPLDSLRAFVLARAVM, from the coding sequence ATGAAGGTGAAGATCTTCATGTACCTTGCTGACATTGACCGCCTGAGCACTAGGGCGAACCTCTTCTACAAGCACTGCGCCCCTTCTAGTGGCTGTGCCGCCTGCTCCCTCCCTGAGACCGGGGGCCACCTCTTCTTCGACTGCCCCCGTGCTGCGGCGGTTTGGAACCGGCTGGATGTCCCAATCCCTGATGGTAGCTTCTCTCTTTGGGACCTCGCTGCTCCTGCTTCCACTCCCCTCGACACCTGGCGTTTCGTCCTCGCGGCGATCTTGTGGTCCATCTGGAAGTCGAGGAACGACCTCGTCTTTAACGGAGTGAGCCACTCCACCGGCTCGACGTTACGAAGAGCAGGGGGTTACATCGCTGTTTGGCTGTGGCGGCTTCGCCCTGCAGACCGTGCTCCGCTCGACTCGCTTCGCGCCTTTGTACTCGCTAGGGCTGTGATGTGA
- the LOC139833164 gene encoding calcium-dependent protein kinase 12-like — protein sequence MGNCFTNTEYTIIQPSPPSGRQPSANAEHVKPPPKCPEHAAPIAKPLPWSTPACGVVLVWPALQRPMLDVHSLYILEQELRNGQFETTYRCMERATGLRYACRSVSKQRLLRPADVEGVRREVTVLQHLRAQPNIAEFRAAFEDADSVHLVMELCSGGELLDRVAARGSYSERQAAAACRDVLTVVHVCHSMGVMHRDIRPENFLLASSAEDAPLKAVHFGLSIFIEPGQQFSTMPQTFASYAK from the coding sequence ATGGGGAACTGCTTCACCAACACCGAGTACACGATAATCCAGCCTTCGCCGCCGTCGGGCCGCCAGCCGTCGGCGAACGCCGAGCACGTTAAGCCGCCACCAAAATGCCCTGAGCATGCGGCCCCGATCGCGAAGCCCCTGCCGTGGTCGACGCCGGCCTGCGGGGTGGTCCTCGTCTGGCCGGCGCTGCAGCGGCCGATGTTGGACGTGCACTCGCTGTACATCCTGGAGCAAGAGCTACGGAACGGGCAGTTCGAAACGACGTACCGGTGCATGGAGCGCGCCACCGGTCTCAGGTACGCCTGCAGGTCCGTGTCGAAGCAGAGGCTGCTGCGGCCGGCCGACGTGGAGGGCGTGCGCCGGGAGGTCACCGTCCTTCAGCACCTCCGCGCGCAGCCCAACATCGCCGAGTTCAGGGCTGCCTTCGAGGACGCCGACAGCGTGCACCTCGTCATGGAGCTGTGCTCCGGCGGGGAGCTCTTGGACCGCGTCGCCGCCAGGGGGAGCTACTCCGAGCGCCAGGCCGCCGCCGCGTGCCGGGACGTCCTCACCGTCGTGCACGTCTGCCACTCCATGGGGGTCATGCACCGGGACATCAGGCCGGAGAACTTCCTGCTCGCCAGCTCCGCCGAGGACGCCCCACTAAAGGCCGTTCACTTCGGGCTCTCCATCTTCATCGAACCTGGTCAGCAGTTCAGCACcatgccacaaacttttgcatcATATGCAAAATAG